From Dethiosulfovibrio peptidovorans, the proteins below share one genomic window:
- the fabF gene encoding beta-ketoacyl-[acyl-carrier-protein] synthase II encodes MNKTRVVITGLGVVSPIASGREKYWQALKDGKNGIGPITCFDASDFSVQVGAEVSDFDPTIWLPKKEAKRADRVIQFAVAASDMAMDDAGLRSEDLDPHRFGVYIGSGQGGIETCFDSFQTMVTKGPRKISPFFIPMMIGNMSAAYVAIRHQAKGPNMCVVTACATSIHSIGEAVRTMERGDADVMLCGGTEAALRSICVAGFAAMKALSTRNDDPETASRPFEIDRDGFVLGEGAGVLVLETIERAKARGAHIYGEVVGYGSTCDAGHITAPDPEGDGAIRAMKMAIEQAGWMPDQVDLINAHGTSTPLNDKIESLAIRTLFGKRADDLMVNSTKSMIGHCLGAAGALETVAALQSIEQGIVHKTLNLFNQDPECRINVVTETTQATVDRLLVNSFGFGGHNGVLAIQRAEE; translated from the coding sequence ATGAACAAGACTCGTGTCGTCATAACAGGCCTGGGCGTTGTCAGTCCCATTGCCAGTGGACGTGAGAAGTACTGGCAGGCACTGAAAGATGGAAAAAACGGTATCGGTCCTATTACGTGTTTCGATGCCTCTGATTTCTCAGTACAGGTGGGGGCCGAAGTCTCGGACTTTGATCCTACCATATGGCTTCCCAAAAAAGAGGCCAAGAGAGCTGATCGGGTCATCCAGTTTGCCGTTGCTGCATCTGATATGGCTATGGACGACGCTGGTCTTCGCTCTGAAGATCTGGATCCTCATAGATTCGGCGTCTACATTGGTTCGGGGCAGGGAGGCATTGAGACCTGCTTCGATAGCTTCCAGACCATGGTGACTAAGGGACCCCGAAAAATAAGCCCCTTCTTTATCCCCATGATGATCGGTAACATGTCAGCGGCCTACGTCGCCATCCGGCATCAGGCCAAGGGACCGAACATGTGTGTCGTCACTGCCTGTGCGACCTCCATCCATAGCATCGGAGAGGCCGTCAGGACGATGGAGCGAGGCGATGCTGATGTCATGCTTTGTGGTGGTACTGAGGCAGCCCTTCGATCCATCTGTGTTGCGGGTTTTGCTGCGATGAAAGCGCTCTCCACGAGAAACGACGATCCGGAGACAGCGAGTCGTCCTTTTGAGATTGATCGCGATGGATTCGTCTTGGGCGAGGGGGCTGGTGTCCTGGTCCTGGAGACAATAGAGCGAGCTAAGGCGCGTGGAGCTCATATCTACGGGGAGGTCGTCGGTTACGGCTCTACCTGTGATGCTGGGCATATTACCGCCCCGGATCCTGAGGGCGATGGGGCTATCCGAGCTATGAAAATGGCTATTGAGCAGGCCGGATGGATGCCCGATCAGGTCGACCTGATCAACGCCCACGGCACCTCCACCCCCCTCAATGACAAAATAGAGTCCCTTGCCATCCGAACCCTCTTTGGCAAGAGGGCCGACGATCTCATGGTCAATTCCACTAAATCCATGATCGGCCACTGCCTTGGGGCTGCCGGCGCTCTGGAGACCGTCGCTGCACTGCAATCCATAGAGCAGGGGATCGTCCATAAAACACTCAACCTCTTTAACCAAGATCCAGAGTGTCGGATCAATGTCGTCACCGAGACCACCCAGGCTACGGTGGATCGGTTATTGGTGAACAGTTTCGGCTTTGGAGGTCACAACGGGGTCTTAGCCATCCAGCGTGCCGAGGAGTAA
- the rnc gene encoding ribonuclease III, with amino-acid sequence MYGTAWEADLSLFQNRLGYTFHRVELLWEALTHSSYAHESGLPFWNERLEFLGDAVLELVSSVWLYDHNPNQDEGGLTSLRSGAVCGDALYRWAVHLKLSDLIRVNRGLQREQHCLSPSIQADAVEALLGAVFLDGGYESACEVVEAYLNFYNREGARFPQDPKSRLQRYQQKIGGALPVYEVVTRKGPSHRLRFVVTVRIDDVELARGEGTSIKDAEMEAAAQALSKVQPVAP; translated from the coding sequence GTGTACGGTACAGCTTGGGAAGCCGACCTCTCTCTGTTCCAGAATCGTCTTGGGTATACGTTTCACCGTGTTGAGCTGCTTTGGGAAGCCCTGACTCATTCGTCGTATGCGCATGAGTCAGGGCTCCCTTTTTGGAACGAACGGCTGGAATTTCTCGGCGACGCTGTACTGGAGCTCGTGAGCAGCGTCTGGTTGTACGACCATAACCCCAACCAGGACGAGGGGGGGCTTACGTCCCTCCGATCCGGTGCAGTTTGTGGCGATGCTCTCTATAGGTGGGCCGTGCACTTGAAACTCTCAGACTTGATACGGGTTAATCGAGGTCTTCAAAGAGAACAGCATTGCCTCTCCCCGTCCATCCAGGCCGATGCTGTTGAAGCTCTGCTTGGAGCCGTTTTCTTGGATGGAGGCTATGAGTCGGCGTGTGAGGTCGTTGAGGCCTACCTGAACTTTTACAACAGGGAAGGAGCCCGCTTTCCTCAGGATCCCAAATCAAGGCTTCAACGGTATCAACAGAAAATCGGCGGGGCCTTGCCCGTCTATGAAGTAGTTACCCGTAAAGGACCGTCCCATCGTCTCCGATTTGTCGTGACCGTTCGAATCGACGACGTAGAACTTGCACGAGGGGAGGGAACCTCCATCAAGGATGCCGAGATGGAGGCAGCAGCTCAGGCACTGTCGAAGGTACAACCGGTTGCACCGTAG
- a CDS encoding C4-dicarboxylate ABC transporter substrate-binding protein: MFCLLCLCVSSAWAGEYPEMTIRLSHNQPVGSPEDVGAERFRAVVEERSGGRIKVQIFPAMQMGSMREQAEAVQMGTIDMTVQPISVLTPFVEELQIVDFPFLWPSADELYRVMDGPTGEKFYGYAEEKGFQVLGLWASGFKQFTTKGHDIRRPEDFDGLKIRVMPSPLLIAQYKAWGGNPIPVEYAELYNALQQGVVDGQENPIQTIAMNKLYEVQDHLVISNHGFLAYLFVVNKRWFDALPENARALILDGEREARIEERRVQSRREAEYLDEIRSSGITISELPEEGYRAFKDVSRGVHEQFASTEKMKELLQSCYQDLGQ; the protein is encoded by the coding sequence ATGTTCTGTCTGCTGTGTCTGTGCGTCTCTTCGGCTTGGGCAGGGGAGTATCCTGAGATGACCATTCGGTTAAGCCATAACCAGCCGGTGGGAAGTCCAGAGGACGTGGGGGCCGAGCGTTTCCGTGCCGTCGTGGAGGAGCGTTCCGGCGGCAGGATAAAAGTCCAGATTTTCCCCGCGATGCAGATGGGATCCATGAGGGAACAGGCTGAGGCCGTTCAGATGGGGACCATTGATATGACCGTTCAGCCCATCTCGGTTCTTACCCCCTTTGTTGAAGAACTCCAGATCGTCGATTTCCCCTTCCTTTGGCCCTCGGCCGATGAGCTCTACAGGGTGATGGACGGCCCGACTGGTGAAAAATTTTACGGCTATGCCGAGGAGAAGGGCTTTCAGGTCCTGGGGCTCTGGGCTTCGGGCTTCAAACAGTTCACGACCAAGGGGCACGACATCCGGCGTCCTGAGGACTTCGATGGGCTCAAGATACGGGTCATGCCCTCGCCTCTTCTGATCGCTCAGTATAAAGCTTGGGGAGGTAACCCCATTCCAGTCGAATACGCTGAGCTCTATAACGCTCTTCAGCAGGGAGTCGTGGATGGGCAGGAAAACCCCATCCAGACCATCGCCATGAACAAACTTTATGAGGTTCAGGACCATCTTGTCATCAGTAATCACGGCTTCCTCGCCTACTTGTTCGTGGTGAACAAACGATGGTTCGATGCCCTTCCTGAGAACGCTAGGGCACTCATCCTTGACGGCGAGCGTGAGGCCCGCATTGAAGAACGACGTGTTCAGTCCAGGAGAGAGGCCGAATACCTGGATGAGATTCGTTCGTCGGGAATAACCATCTCCGAGTTGCCCGAGGAGGGCTACCGTGCTTTTAAGGACGTCAGTCGTGGAGTCCACGAGCAATTCGCCTCTACCGAGAAAATGAAAGAACTCCTGCAGAGCTGCTATCAAGATCTGGGGCAGTAG
- a CDS encoding C4-dicarboxylate ABC transporter substrate-binding protein has protein sequence MSRLLGRLEEGFCAAALLATALILFVNVTLRHVFNASTSWAEELIKYLMIWITCIGGSICVRRGAHIRMDFLVGLFSPRGKRALDVAVYVASALFCGALTVYGFRMVLFTLRTGQVSPALKLPMWGVYSAIPLGGGLMAFRFFQKACSSEEDER, from the coding sequence ATGTCACGTTTATTGGGTCGACTTGAGGAGGGATTTTGCGCCGCCGCTCTCTTGGCTACGGCGTTGATTTTGTTCGTCAATGTGACGCTTCGTCACGTTTTCAACGCCAGTACCAGTTGGGCTGAGGAACTTATCAAATACCTCATGATCTGGATCACGTGTATCGGGGGGAGCATCTGCGTCAGACGGGGAGCCCATATCAGGATGGACTTTCTGGTGGGATTGTTCTCCCCCCGTGGGAAGCGTGCACTTGATGTGGCCGTTTATGTTGCTTCGGCTCTTTTTTGTGGGGCCTTAACGGTCTACGGTTTTCGTATGGTTCTGTTCACCTTGCGGACCGGCCAGGTTTCTCCGGCTCTGAAGCTCCCCATGTGGGGTGTCTATTCAGCCATTCCCCTTGGGGGAGGGCTCATGGCCTTTCGCTTTTTTCAGAAAGCCTGTTCCTCCGAGGAGGACGAACGATGA
- a CDS encoding C4-dicarboxylate ABC transporter permease, with the protein MTLLLATVLLLALFLSVPIFIALNVSVLLCILIFTHMPPMILVQKIFGGIDKFALMSMPFFIFAANVMDAGGLSRRILDWTRSLVGSKKGGLAYTTQVTCMVFGALCGSSPATVVAMGKLLYPELVREGYPRGFSVGLITSAGSVALIIPPSITLIIYAAATGTSVGALFMAGISAGIVYGLAGVVYIWFFSKNHDLAVSSPSTWQEIGGRTREALWSLMVPVIILGGIYLGIFTPTEAAGISVVYALFVGIVIYREITLKDLYHVCLRSAITCAQVLILVAAAQTFGWFLTVARIPQAVTSSVIAHVSSPWVFLAVVNIVLLLVGMFMEGIAAIIILAPLFYPIASKMGIDPLHLGIVMVANLSIGNFTPPFGLNLFVASGVTGLPMSEIIPAVARFILVSIVAVLVITYVPAISTTLPNLVYP; encoded by the coding sequence ATGACGCTCCTTTTGGCGACGGTCCTTCTTTTGGCCCTTTTCCTGAGCGTTCCCATCTTTATCGCTCTCAACGTTTCAGTGCTCCTGTGTATCCTGATCTTTACCCACATGCCGCCCATGATCCTGGTTCAGAAGATTTTTGGCGGGATCGACAAATTTGCCCTCATGTCCATGCCCTTCTTCATCTTCGCCGCAAATGTCATGGATGCTGGCGGTCTCTCCCGTCGGATTCTGGACTGGACCCGGAGTCTTGTGGGCAGCAAAAAAGGCGGTCTGGCCTACACTACCCAGGTTACCTGCATGGTCTTTGGCGCTCTATGCGGATCGAGCCCGGCCACGGTCGTTGCCATGGGGAAACTTCTCTATCCTGAGCTGGTCCGGGAGGGATATCCTCGGGGATTTTCCGTTGGCCTGATTACCTCCGCCGGCTCCGTTGCTCTGATCATCCCCCCGAGCATCACTCTCATCATTTATGCGGCCGCCACCGGAACGTCGGTGGGCGCCCTTTTCATGGCCGGGATCAGTGCGGGGATCGTCTACGGCCTGGCTGGCGTTGTTTATATCTGGTTCTTTTCAAAGAACCACGATCTGGCCGTTTCCAGTCCCTCTACGTGGCAGGAGATCGGTGGCAGGACAAGAGAAGCTCTGTGGTCCCTCATGGTCCCCGTCATTATATTGGGCGGTATCTATCTCGGTATCTTTACCCCAACGGAGGCTGCGGGGATATCGGTTGTCTACGCCCTGTTCGTCGGGATCGTCATCTACCGAGAGATCACCTTGAAGGATCTCTACCACGTCTGTCTTAGATCGGCGATCACCTGCGCTCAGGTCCTCATCTTGGTGGCTGCTGCTCAGACCTTCGGTTGGTTTCTCACGGTCGCTCGTATCCCCCAGGCTGTCACATCGTCGGTCATCGCTCACGTCTCGTCCCCCTGGGTCTTTCTGGCTGTGGTGAACATCGTCCTCCTTCTGGTCGGCATGTTCATGGAGGGGATCGCTGCCATTATCATCCTCGCCCCTCTCTTTTACCCTATCGCCTCGAAGATGGGCATCGACCCCCTTCATCTGGGGATCGTAATGGTCGCGAACCTCTCCATCGGAAACTTCACGCCCCCCTTTGGTCTGAACCTCTTCGTGGCCAGCGGTGTGACGGGGCTCCCCATGTCGGAGATCATACCTGCTGTGGCCCGGTTCATCCTGGTCAGCATCGTGGCGGTTCTGGTCATCACCTATGTTCCAGCTATATCCACCACCTTGCCCAATCTGGTCTACCCCTGA
- a CDS encoding Zn-dependent hydrolase: MSSGFSLCLDVLERINRWGRAPGGGYSRLAYTDDDCRGREAAITLMEEHGMAVETDELGNIRATRWGSHPHRPPVVIGSHLDTVPSGGGYDGTLGVAAGVGAVVDVASRCSDHTHPLQVMVFSGEESSRFGVSNIGSKMATGFMKLGDLFRYRDEAGISLFRAMRDFGLSPEWHSRVRILPTEMKAFFELHIEQGPVLDRSEIDVGVVEAIAAPTRLLLDVQGEAGHSGACPMEDRRDALSASAELVLEVERLGLEEATHRTVATVGDCEVTPGVMNVIPGRCGLKVDIRGIDRQSIDRVRDGLLDYIQSLEKRRAVRIYVEELSRGVPVILDGGLRSLLGRVCDDLRIPWKSMPSGAGHDAMYVASVIPTAMIFVPCVGGVSHSSLERIDVGRIRSGYMALVEAVYRLVSRERYLDKEEKS, from the coding sequence ATGTCCTCGGGATTCTCCCTCTGTCTTGATGTCCTTGAGCGGATTAACCGATGGGGTCGGGCCCCAGGAGGCGGCTACTCCCGTTTGGCCTACACTGACGATGATTGCCGGGGTCGGGAGGCCGCTATAACCTTAATGGAGGAGCACGGCATGGCCGTGGAGACCGACGAGCTTGGGAACATTCGGGCCACCAGGTGGGGCTCTCATCCTCATCGCCCTCCCGTGGTGATCGGTTCCCATCTCGATACGGTTCCCTCCGGTGGCGGCTACGACGGCACCCTTGGGGTTGCCGCCGGCGTCGGCGCTGTCGTGGACGTGGCGTCCCGATGCTCCGATCATACCCATCCTCTTCAGGTCATGGTTTTCTCGGGAGAAGAGTCCAGCCGTTTCGGGGTTTCAAACATAGGAAGTAAGATGGCCACCGGATTTATGAAATTGGGGGATCTTTTCCGGTACAGGGACGAGGCGGGGATCTCCCTCTTTCGGGCGATGAGGGACTTCGGCCTGAGTCCCGAATGGCATAGTAGAGTCCGCATTCTGCCCACGGAGATGAAAGCTTTTTTCGAACTTCACATCGAACAGGGACCGGTGCTGGATCGGTCTGAAATCGATGTGGGAGTGGTGGAGGCCATAGCTGCCCCAACGCGCCTTCTTCTGGATGTTCAGGGTGAGGCGGGACACTCAGGTGCCTGTCCCATGGAGGATCGACGGGACGCTCTGAGTGCCTCGGCGGAACTTGTCCTGGAGGTCGAGCGTCTGGGGCTGGAGGAAGCAACTCATCGAACTGTGGCTACAGTGGGCGATTGCGAGGTCACTCCCGGTGTCATGAACGTCATACCGGGACGCTGCGGCCTCAAGGTCGATATCCGGGGGATTGACCGTCAAAGTATCGATAGGGTTCGTGATGGTCTTTTGGACTATATCCAATCCCTCGAAAAACGTCGAGCCGTTCGGATATACGTGGAGGAACTCTCCCGGGGAGTTCCCGTCATCCTGGACGGAGGGCTGAGGTCCCTTCTGGGGCGGGTCTGCGACGACTTGAGGATTCCGTGGAAATCGATGCCCAGCGGTGCCGGTCACGACGCTATGTACGTGGCCTCGGTCATTCCTACTGCGATGATATTCGTTCCCTGTGTCGGAGGTGTGAGTCACAGCTCGTTGGAACGGATCGATGTGGGAAGAATTCGCTCGGGATACATGGCTTTGGTGGAGGCTGTCTATAGGTTGGTTTCCCGGGAACGATACCTCGATAAGGAGGAAAAATCATGA